A stretch of Lewinella sp. 4G2 DNA encodes these proteins:
- the rfaE2 gene encoding D-glycero-beta-D-manno-heptose 1-phosphate adenylyltransferase encodes MTPAQLVQDKLLTLEQLSQRRCGWRCYDHKTVFTNGVFDLIHPGHLQYLEEAAGLGVRLIVGVNSDASVKRLKGDDRPIMPLEARMRLLAGLFFVDGVIAFDEDTPLELIKTLRPDVLVKGGDYTVDTIVGAKEVQSWGGEVKVLSFVDGLSSSGVIERVGRTLDLRS; translated from the coding sequence ATGACGCCCGCCCAACTAGTACAAGACAAGCTGTTAACCCTCGAACAACTCTCCCAACGCCGTTGCGGATGGCGTTGCTACGACCATAAAACGGTCTTCACCAATGGCGTTTTTGACCTCATCCACCCCGGCCACCTCCAGTACCTAGAGGAAGCGGCGGGCCTGGGCGTCCGCCTCATCGTCGGGGTCAATTCTGACGCCAGCGTAAAGCGCCTCAAGGGTGACGACCGCCCCATCATGCCCCTCGAAGCCCGGATGCGCCTCCTGGCCGGCCTCTTCTTCGTAGATGGCGTCATCGCCTTCGACGAGGACACCCCCCTCGAACTCATCAAAACCCTCCGCCCCGACGTCCTCGTCAAGGGTGGCGACTATACCGTTGATACCATCGTTGGCGCCAAGGAAGTTCAGTCGTGGGGTGGCGAAGTAAAGGTCCTTTCTTTCGTAGATGGGTTGAGCTCTTCGGGGGTGATTGAGCGGGTAGGTAGGACTTTAGATCTTAGAAGTTAG
- a CDS encoding Nif3-like dinuclear metal center hexameric protein: MHTIKTITDYLESIAPLNLQESYDNAGLIVGNPTTKVTGILTTLDCTETIIEEAVEKGCNLVVAHHPIVFRGLKKFNGANYVERTIIKAIQEGVAIYAIHTNLDNVRNRGVNAKIAEVLGLTNLEILSPKNEEGTVGSGMVGELPDPLSEEVFLRHLKAQMKTGTIKHTELAGQPVAKVAICGGAGGFLLDRAKAVGADVFVTSDYKYHEFFDADGEIIICDIGHYESEQFTTQLLAELLTEKFPTFAVLCTERNTNPVRYFV; this comes from the coding sequence ATGCACACCATAAAAACCATCACGGACTACCTAGAATCCATCGCCCCCCTAAACCTGCAAGAATCCTACGACAATGCCGGCCTCATCGTAGGTAACCCCACCACCAAAGTAACCGGTATCCTTACTACGCTGGACTGCACCGAAACCATCATCGAAGAAGCCGTGGAAAAAGGCTGTAACCTCGTCGTTGCTCACCACCCCATCGTTTTCCGCGGGCTAAAGAAATTCAACGGGGCCAACTACGTGGAACGGACCATCATCAAGGCTATACAGGAAGGGGTAGCCATCTACGCCATCCATACCAACCTGGATAATGTCCGCAACCGGGGGGTGAACGCCAAGATCGCCGAAGTGCTGGGCCTCACGAATCTGGAAATCCTCAGCCCCAAAAATGAAGAGGGCACCGTAGGCTCGGGCATGGTGGGCGAGCTGCCGGATCCACTCTCGGAGGAAGTTTTTCTCCGCCACCTCAAAGCACAGATGAAAACGGGCACCATCAAGCACACGGAACTAGCCGGCCAACCCGTAGCCAAAGTAGCCATCTGCGGTGGGGCGGGGGGCTTCCTACTCGACCGCGCCAAAGCAGTTGGAGCGGATGTTTTTGTCACCTCCGACTATAAATACCACGAGTTCTTCGACGCGGATGGGGAAATCATCATCTGCGATATTGGCCACTACGAAAGCGAGCAGTTTACAACCCAATTACTGGCGGAGTTGTTAACTGAGAAATTCCCTACCTTTGCGGTTCTTTGCACGGAGCGAAACACCAATCCCGTTCGGTATTTCGTGTAG
- a CDS encoding zinc ribbon domain-containing protein has protein sequence MAVATEKTVEEKMRELYRLQQIDSKIDQIEILKGELPMEVSDLEDEIAGLDTRINRLEGQVKELQTEISRHSANIAESEQLILRYEEQMNNVKNNREYEALMKETEMQRLEIQLSDKKSGSSGRELETKQAALDATNEKKTAKVALLETKQEELKAIIAKTEKEEKKLRRQSDKQRKPIEARFLRGYDRVRNSYRNGLAVVTVERNACGGCFNSIPPQQQLEISQRKRVMICEHCNRILVDDNIEEDRVEEA, from the coding sequence ATGGCAGTAGCAACCGAAAAGACGGTAGAAGAAAAAATGCGCGAGCTGTACCGCCTGCAGCAGATCGACTCCAAGATCGACCAGATCGAGATCCTCAAAGGAGAACTTCCCATGGAAGTGTCTGACCTCGAAGATGAGATCGCCGGCCTCGACACCCGCATCAATCGCCTCGAAGGCCAAGTGAAAGAACTCCAGACGGAGATCAGCCGCCACAGCGCCAACATCGCCGAATCCGAGCAGCTCATCCTCCGCTACGAGGAGCAGATGAATAACGTCAAGAACAACCGCGAGTACGAGGCACTCATGAAGGAGACCGAAATGCAGCGCCTGGAGATCCAACTCTCCGATAAGAAGTCCGGCTCTAGCGGCCGCGAACTTGAGACGAAGCAAGCTGCTCTCGACGCCACGAACGAAAAGAAAACCGCCAAAGTCGCCCTCCTCGAAACAAAGCAGGAAGAACTCAAGGCCATCATCGCCAAGACGGAAAAGGAAGAGAAGAAACTTCGCCGCCAGTCCGACAAGCAACGCAAGCCCATCGAAGCACGCTTCCTGCGGGGTTACGATCGCGTCCGCAACTCCTACCGCAATGGCCTCGCCGTTGTAACCGTAGAGCGGAATGCTTGTGGTGGTTGCTTCAACTCCATCCCACCTCAGCAGCAGTTGGAGATCAGCCAGCGTAAGCGCGTCATGATCTGTGAGCACTGCAACCGTATCCTCGTCGACGACAACATTGAAGAAGATCGCGTGGAGGAAGCTTAA